The following coding sequences are from one Acomys russatus chromosome 16, mAcoRus1.1, whole genome shotgun sequence window:
- the Itga2b gene encoding integrin alpha-IIb, translating to MARASCAWQALWFLQWAPLFLVPFAAPPARALNLDPVKLTVYTGPNGSHFGFSVDFHKGNHGSVSIVVGAPRALSESQVETGGVFLCPWKANGSECTSLLFDLKDETQVTGLQSFQTFKTGQGLGASVVSWNDVIVACAPWQHWNVLEQNDEAEKTPVGGCFLAQLQTGARAQYSPCRSNIMSSVYENSFTIDKRYCEAGFSSAVTQAGELVLGAPGGYLFLGLLTRAPIASIISSYRPGTLLWYVPSQRFTFDFSSPVFDGYRGYSVAVGEFDGDPSTTEYVLGAPTWSWTLGAVEILNSNFRNLHWLPGEQTASYFGHSVAVTDVNGDGKHDLLVGAPLYMERRADRKLAEVGRVYLFLQPGNLHTLVSPTLLLTGTQLYGRFGSAIAPLGDLNRDGYNDVAVAAPYGGPSGQGQVLVFLGHSEGLHPRPSQVLDSPFPTGSGFGFSLRGAVDIDDNGYPDLIVGAYGVSKVAVYRAQPVAVATVHLMVQDSLNPTLKNCLLEKTQTPVSCFDIQMCVGATGHNIPQKLQLKAQLQLDLQKPRQGRRVLLLTSQQSSLTLDLDLGGRDRPVCHTVKAFLRDEADFRDKLSPIMLSLNVSLPIKEAEITPAVVLHGETHVQEQTRIILDCGEDDLCVPQLNLTATVGDSPLLIGADNVLELKIDAANEGEGAYEAELAVHLPPGAHYMQALSNLEGFERLVCIQKKENESRVVLCELGNPMKKDTRMGITMLVSVENLEEAGESVSFQLQVRSKNSQNPNSKVLLLPVAVLAKASVELRGNSFPASLLVAAEEGDREQDGLNSTVLRVDHTYELHNDGPGTVNDLRLVIHLPGQSQPSDLLYVLDVQLQGGLLCSSQPSPNPLQMVWRPPTPSPSPFPSVRHNLERYRRQAVLQGPEQPGQWDPVLVSCDGSAPCTVVECELREMARGQRAMVTVHALLQMPSLRQRPQEQFVLRSHAWFNVSSLPYSVPVLSLPSGQALVQTQVLWALEDRAIPLWWILVGALGGLLLLTLLVLAMWKAGFFKRNRPPLEEEEEEE from the exons CGTGTCCATCGTGGTAGGTGCCCCCAGGGCCCTGAGCGAAAGTCAGGTGGAGACTGGAGGTGTGTTCCTGTGTCCCTGGAAGGCCAATGGCAGCGAGTGCACCTCACTGCTCTTCGACCTCA AGGATGAGACCCAAGTCACAGGCCTCCAATCTTTCCAAACCTTCAAGACCGGGCAAGGACTTGGAGCATCGGTCGTCAGCTGGAATGACGTCATCGTG GCTTGCGCCCCCTGGCAGCACTGGAATGTCCTAGAACAGAACGATGAAGCAGAGAAGACCCCCGTAGGTGGCTGCTTCCTGGCTCAGCTCCAAACCGGCGCCCGCGCACAGTACTCGCCCTGCCGCTCCAACATCATGAGCTCGGTTTACGAGAACAGTTTTA CTATAGACAAGAGATACTGTGAAGCCGGCTTCAGCTCGGCGGTGACCCAG GCTGGGGAGCTAGTGCTTGGGGCCCCTGGCGGCTACTTGTTCTTAG GTCTCTTGACTCGGGCTCCAATTGCGAGTATCATCTCTAGCTACCGCCCGGGGACGCTTCTGTGGTATGTTCCCAGTCAGCGCTTCACCTTCGACTTCAGCAGTCCAGTGTTTGACGGCTACCGGG GGTACTCGGTGGCTGTGGGCGAATTCGATGGGGATCCGAGCACAACAG AGTACGTGTTGGGTGCCCCTACTTGGAGCTGGACCTTGGGAGCG GTGGAAATTTTGAACTCCAACTTCCGGAATCTGCACTGGTTGCCTGGAgaacag ACGGCTTCGTATTTCGGGCACTCGGTGGCAGTCACTGATGTCAACGGGGATGG GAAACATGACCTACTGGTGGGGGCTCCACTGTACATGGAGCGCAGGGCAGACCGCAAGCTGGCCGAGGTGGGCCGGGTATACTTGTTTCTACAGCCTGGGAACCTCCATACTCTGGTCTCCCCCACTCTCCTGCTGACTGGCACTCAGCTCTATGGGAGATTTGGATCCGCCATTGCACCCTTGGGTGACCTCAACCGAGATGGTTATAATG atgTTGCTGTGGCTGCCCCCTATGGGGGTCCCAGTGGTCAGGGCCAAGTGCTGGTGTTCCTGGGTCACAGTGAGGGACTGCATCCACGCCCCTCCCAGGTCCTGGACAGCCCCTTCCCCACAGGCTCTGGCTTTGGCTTCTCCCTTCGTGGTGCTGTAGACATTGATGACAACGGATACCCAG ACCTGATAGTGGGAGCATATGGTGTTAGCAAGGTGGCTGTGTACAG agctcagcctGTGGCGGTGGCTACGGTCCATCTGATGGTTCAAGACTCCCTGAATCCTACACTGAAGAACTGTCTTctggaaaagacccagacaccGGTCAGCTG CTTCGACATCCAGATGTGCGTGGGAGCCACAGGGCACAACATTCCTCAGAAGCTCC AGCTAAAAGCACAGCTGCAGCTGGACCTGCAGAAGCCCAGGCAGGGCCGCCGGGTGCTCCTCCTGACCTCTCAACAGTCGAGCCTCaccctggatctggacctgggcgGAAGAGACAGACCCGTCTGCCACACCGTGAAGGCCTTCCTTCGA GATGAGGCCGACTTCCGGGATAAGCTGAGCCCGATCATGCTGAGTCTCAACGTGTCGCTGCCCATAAAAGAGGCTGAAATAACACCTGCCGTGGTGCTGCATGGAGAGACCCATGTCCAGGAACAG ACCCGGATCATCCTGGATTGCGGGGAAGATGACCTGTGTGTGCCGCAGCTCAACCTCACAGCTACTGT GGGGGACTCCCCACTTCTAATTGGCGCCGACAATGTGCTGGAGCTGAAGATTGATGCAGCCAATGAGGGCGAGGGGGCCTATGAGGCAGAGCTGGCTGTGCACCTGCCTCCAGGAGCCCACTACATGCAGGCTCTCAGCAACCTTGAG GGCTTTGAGAGGCTCGTCTGCATTCAGAAGAAGGAGAATGAGTCCAGGGTGGTACTTTGCGAGCTGGGCAACCCCATGAAAAAGGACACCCGG ATGGGAATCACGATGTTGGTGAGCGTGGAGAATCTAGAAGAAGCGGGAGAGTCCGTGTCCTTCCAGCTGCAGGTCAGGAG cAAGAACAGCCAGAATCCGAACAGCAAGGTTCTGCTGTTGCCTGTGGCAGTCCTCGCTAAGGCCTCAGTGGAGCTTCGAGG GAactccttccctgcttccctgtTGGTGGCAGCAGAAGAAGGTGACAGGGAGCAGGACGGCTTGAACAGCACGGTCCTCAGGGTGGACCACACCTATGAG CTTCACAATGATGGCCCTGGTACTGTGAATGACCTACGACTAGTCATCCACCTGCCAGGCCAGTCCCAGCCCTCGGACTTGCTCTACGTCCTGGATGTGCAGCTTCAGGGGGGTCTCCTTTGCTCCTCACAGCCCTCCCCTAATCCCCTCCAG ATGGTCTGGAGGCCACCCACTCCCagcccttctccctttccctcggTCCGTCACAATCTCGAGCGCTACCGCAGGCAGGCGGTCCTGCAGGGGCCGGAGCAGCCAGGGCAGTGGGACCCGGTTCTGGTG AGCTGCGACGGCTCAGCGCCCTGTACGGTGGTGGAATGTGAATTGAGGGAGATGGCGCGCGGGCAGCGGGCCATGGTCACCGTGCACGCCTTGCTGCAGATGCCCAGCCTCCGCCAG AGGCCGCAGGAGCAGTTTGTGCTGAGGTCGCACGCCTGGTTCAACGTCTCCTCCCTACCTTACTCGGTGCCAGTGCTCAGTTTGCCCAGCGGGCAAGCTCTG GTGCAGACACAGGTGCTTTGGGCTTTGGAGGACAGGGCCATTCCTCTCTGGTGGATCCTGGTAGGCGCGCTGGGCGGTCTGCTGCTGCTGACTCTGCTAGTTTTGGCCATGTGGAAG GCTGGCTTCTTCAAGCGGAATCGACCACccctggaagaagaggaagaggaagagtga